The Lactuca sativa cultivar Salinas chromosome 2, Lsat_Salinas_v11, whole genome shotgun sequence genome includes a window with the following:
- the LOC111901459 gene encoding serine carboxypeptidase-like codes for MASPLSILSLFLSFLLFNSSSSLTTNPSLPLRKTGHQLIRDLNLHPNPEVNFFNTHTTSFDDNFKVSESKIFEKRLKFPVHGEPGATVNDLAHHTGYYHLQHTVDARMFYFFFESRKAKADPVVIWLTGGPGCSSELALFYENGPFKITNNMSLVWNDYGWDKVSNMLYVDQPTGTGFSYSSSGEDTRHDETGVSNDLYNFLQAFFMAHPDYVNNDFYITGESYAGHYIPSFASRINQGNKNKEGIHINLKGFAIGNGLTDPGIQYQAYTDYALANHLISESDYNQISQRIPNCEQATKRCGTTGTDTCQSALYVCQQIFEDILSITNNINYYDIRKKCEGNLCYDFSRVETFLGQSSVKTALGIPKNIDYVSCSDGVYEAMMNDWMRNLEVGIPELLEENVKLLVYAGEYDLICNWLGNSRWVHAMSWSGQKDFVAALNTSFLVDGKEAGIIKNHGPLTFIKVHNAGHMVPMDQPRASLQMLESWMAEKLNPLRKGKVARL; via the exons ATGGCTTCTCCTCTTTCAATtctctctctcttcctctctttCCTTCTCTTCAATTCTTCATCATCTTTAACCACCAACCCATCTTTACCTCTGAGAAAAACCGGCCACCAACTGATCAGAGACCTCAATTTGCACCCGAATCCTGAAGTCAActtctttaacacacacacaacCTCTTTTGATGACAATTTTAAAGTTTCTGAATCCAAGATTTTTGAGAAACGATTGAAGTTCCCTGTTCATGGTGAACCTGGTGCAACTGTTAATGACCTGGCTCACCACACAGGATATTATCATCTTCAACATACAGTAGATGCAAG GATGTTCTACTTTTTCTTTGAATCAAGAAAAGCCAAAGCTGACCCTGTGGTCATATGGCTGACAGGAGGACCAGGGTGCAGCAGTGAACTTGCTCTGTTTTACGAAAATGGTCCTTTTAAAATTACCAACAACATGTCTCTTGTCTGGAATGATTATGGCTGGGATAAG GTTTCAAACATGTTATATGTTGACCAACCTACTGGAACTGGTTTTAGTTATAGTTCCAGTGGTGAAGACACTCGCCATGACGAAACTGGTGTTAGCAATGACCTCTACAACTTCTTACAG GCGTTCTTCATGGCTCATCCCGATTATGTCAATAATGACTTCTACATCACGGGAGAATCATACGCAGGACATTACATTCCATCTTTCGCTTCAAGAATAAACCAAGGAAACAAGAACAAAGAAGGAATTCATATAAACTTGAAGGGATTCGCAATTGGAAATGGGTTAACTGATCCGGGAATCCAGTATCAAGCATATACGGATTACGCTTTAGCCAATCATTTAATTTCGGAATCAGATTATAACCAAATAAGCCAACGAATCCCAAATTGTGAACAAGCAACCAAACGATGTG GCACAACGGGAACAGATACATGCCAATCGGCCTTATATGTTTGCCAACAAATTTTTGAGGATATACTTTCGATAACAAACAATATAAAT TATTATGATATAAGAAAGAAATGTGAGGGTAACTTGTGCTATGACTTCTCAAGAGTGGAAACTTTTCTAGGACAATCATCGGTTAAAACAGCATTAGGGATACCAAAAAATATAGATTATGTTTCATGTAGTGATGGAGTGTATGAGGCAATGATGAATGACTGGATGAGAAATCTTGAAGTTGGGATTCCAGAACTTCTAGAAGAGAATGTGAAATTGCTTGTATATGCTGGAGAATATGATCTTATTTGCAATTGGCTTG GGAACTCGAGATGGGTTCATGCCATGTCATGGTCTGGACAGAAGGATTTTGTTGCagctttgaatacttcatttttagTTGATGGAAAAGAAGCTGGGATTATAAAGAATCATGGACCTCTTACTTTTATTAAGGTTCATAATGCTGGACATATGGTTCCTATGGATCAACCTAGGGCTTCATTACAAATGTTGGAATCTTGGATGGCAGAGAAACTTAACCCTTTAAGGAAGGGTAAGGTTGCACGACTGTAA